A DNA window from Argiope bruennichi chromosome X2, qqArgBrue1.1, whole genome shotgun sequence contains the following coding sequences:
- the LOC129960168 gene encoding elongin-A3-like isoform X2 — protein MEPFTRQNLLQNKFSDVPKLQDMCIKALMKGLKQSMDVTKLINKNASFETLELILVTLSPDKLYRLEEEKKYLLKNTDTFWKLHCTNKFRSQVQLKKEDESWRIFYQRCCTVSEEKFKNVTASLTASAAKAKPVINRGRRAIALANIAKAFEAGICYNLPMCCVQNTSCGRTRAAFCSLFIVSPMCNGPQMMPLFLIITAKYIQDSKIVLGEVGDIL, from the exons ATGGAGCCATTTACAAGACAAAACTTATTACAGAACAag TTTTCAGATGTACCAAAGCTTCAGGATATGTGCATCAAGGCCTTAATGAAAGGGTTAAAGCAAAGCATGGATG TTacaaaattaatcaacaaaaatgcAAGCTTTGAAACCCTTGAACTTATTTTGGTAACCTTAAGCCCAGATAAGCTGTATAGATTAGAAGAAGAGAAGAAG TACCTCTTAAAAAACACTGATACCTTTTGGAAACTTCATTGCACCAATAAATTTAGATCCCAGGTTCAGCTTAAAAAGGAAGATGAATCTTGGCGGATATTTTACCAA AGATGTTGTACAGtatctgaagaaaaatttaagaatgttaCTGCCTCTTTAACTGCATCTGCTGCAAAGGCCAAACCTG TAATTAATCGAGGAAGACGAGCCATTGCATTGGcaaacattgccaaggcatttgAAGCGGGCATCTGCTATAATCTTCCTATGTGttgtgtgcaaaatacaagttgtggtAGGacaagagcagcgttctgctcatTGTTCATTGTTTCGCCAATGTGTAACGGACCTCAAATGATGCcactgttcctgattataactgcaaaGTACATACAGGATTCGaaaattgttcttggg
- the LOC129960168 gene encoding elongin-A3-like isoform X1, whose translation MKRNIIPFLIKAHLILLSYNFAYIFHGAIYKTKLITEQDVPKLQDMCIKALMKGLKQSMDVTKLINKNASFETLELILVTLSPDKLYRLEEEKKYLLKNTDTFWKLHCTNKFRSQVQLKKEDESWRIFYQRCCTVSEEKFKNVTASLTASAAKAKPVINRGRRAIALANIAKAFEAGICYNLPMCCVQNTSCGRTRAAFCSLFIVSPMCNGPQMMPLFLIITAKYIQDSKIVLGEVGDIL comes from the exons GTATAATTTTGCCTACATTTTCCATGGAGCCATTTACAAGACAAAACTTATTACAGAACAag ATGTACCAAAGCTTCAGGATATGTGCATCAAGGCCTTAATGAAAGGGTTAAAGCAAAGCATGGATG TTacaaaattaatcaacaaaaatgcAAGCTTTGAAACCCTTGAACTTATTTTGGTAACCTTAAGCCCAGATAAGCTGTATAGATTAGAAGAAGAGAAGAAG TACCTCTTAAAAAACACTGATACCTTTTGGAAACTTCATTGCACCAATAAATTTAGATCCCAGGTTCAGCTTAAAAAGGAAGATGAATCTTGGCGGATATTTTACCAA AGATGTTGTACAGtatctgaagaaaaatttaagaatgttaCTGCCTCTTTAACTGCATCTGCTGCAAAGGCCAAACCTG TAATTAATCGAGGAAGACGAGCCATTGCATTGGcaaacattgccaaggcatttgAAGCGGGCATCTGCTATAATCTTCCTATGTGttgtgtgcaaaatacaagttgtggtAGGacaagagcagcgttctgctcatTGTTCATTGTTTCGCCAATGTGTAACGGACCTCAAATGATGCcactgttcctgattataactgcaaaGTACATACAGGATTCGaaaattgttcttggg